The sequence below is a genomic window from Vigna radiata var. radiata cultivar VC1973A unplaced genomic scaffold, Vradiata_ver6 scaffold_7, whole genome shotgun sequence.
AGAATACAATTTATGTTGAAGTGTTGTTTTAGCATAATGTGGATGAAAGTCGGGGTTTGAGCAGTTGCATAGAAGATCGTTATTCCTTTTACACAGAAGAGGGAGTAATTAAGATCAATGGAAAGTGACACAACCTAAGTACTAACACACTACTTCAGTACATCCCACAGCTCGGACACATGCTTAAGAAGAGGATCTCGCTGCTCCTCATAAAGAAGCAAAGcacccacacacacactctctctcaTACCACAACCtcaattttcatcaaaattcaaccttttttttccatcatctttcattcttttacaTTCTGTTGCTCTAAGTACTTCTATCACTCCAAaaaggccaaaaagataacataagAGCCTCAAATTTGACACCACAGAAAAGTGAAAGCATTACTTGTTATGGAACCATATACAACATAGTTCCATGTCTCCTTCATATGTATATAactatttcatttatatatatttatatatatataatatgataacgGATATTGAGGGTAACATCTTTCTTTACAAGCTAACAagtacaaattaaatatttatcctGCACAATAACAGACAAGTAACCACAAATCATTATTCATTTGTTCCAGATTCTGTAAACATTCCCCAAAAGCCAGAAGCAACCTTACCAAAATCTCTAACCCCTCTGAGGATCCTTACGGCACTTTCTGCTCCTCTCTgtgaaaatttcatttattgttaGCTGTCCGCTAAATTTTGGCAGTACCACACATTCAATTGTGCAGAGggtaatgaaaatgaaaatgaaaatgaaaatgaaaaaccaaGTATTCGTTGGAAAATAATGAATGCCACAATTAAGTTTGGTTTGAATTTTACGTTTGGTTAgggacttaaattttaataaatcagAAGAATAGATTAGAAGAAAAATGTAGACTTCACTGGGAAGCTCAATTTATTAGATGTCGACAAAAGTTGTATATGGTGATTGATTAGTGTGAAGCAAACAGTTTGAAGGGAAATAAAAGAGAAGGgtaagaaatattaaattagattaagtTTTGGTGTGAAGGTGGCACGTGAccgagaaaagaaaagaaaggaaaaagagagaaaatggtTAAACTCCTCAGTGGCTGACTTTGGTTTCCACATTGACTGCATAATTATAAAGGTAGTAAAAGAGTTAGGTGACTTAGCTTGGTAGATGAAGGATGGTAAATCTCTTAAGTTTTCCTTTCATCAAAGTCATCCAGTATATAAACCACTCACATGCATTGGTACTATTTGCAACCTCTCTTGGGAAGTTTGGCCTAGCTAGAAAAGGAGATCAGTGCGTATTCAGTTTTTGgggagaaagaaagaaggtgGATTCAACCAAAGAAACCCATGGGGAGGCCTCCTTGCTGTGACAAAGTTGGCATCAAGAAAGGTCCATGGACACCTGAGGAGGATATCATCCTTGTCTCATACATCCAAGAACATGGTCCAGGAAATTGGAGATCAGTGCCTACTAATACTGGTAATCAATTACCTAATTTCAACATCTCCTACAATTATATCTTCaaatccttttccttttttccttactttatctatatctattattatcaaactctcttcttcttcttcttcttgaatcaaACTGATCATATATAGTTCaaacctttttctttaaaagggTTGTCAAGGTGCAGCAAAAGTTGCAGGCTTAGATGGACAAATTACCTCAGGCCAGGAATCAAGAGAGGGAACTTCACTCCCCATGAGGAAGGAATGATAATTCATTTGCAAGCTCTACTGGGTAACAAGTAATTCTCGgtcaaatatcataattttatcttCTCAACAACAAAAGGAGAAtcaatatagatatatatatatatgtatatagcATGAAGAACTAAACATCAAAATCAGATgctttttattacttatttgtttatgattttagcatatatatatatatgtatatatgcatATGATATGCCTGAATCTGTGAAGTTGTTGATTGTTGAGCAGATGGGCAGCCATAGCTTCGTATCTTCCCCAAAGAACAGATAATGATATCAAGAATTATTGGAACACCCATCTAAAGAAGAAGCTTAAGAAATTTCAAGCTGCCATAGATCCCCACTCAGCATCAGACTCAGCCACCAGTGGTCAGTATCTACCAAAGAGCTTTAACGACAGAAGAAGTTTAGACATGAGCAGCAGCAACAATAACCATGTCTCATCCGTTAGGCTTAGTCAGTCTCAGTCCTCCACATATGCCTCAAGCACTGAGAACATCTCAAGACTCTTGGAAGGTTGGATGAGATCTTCCCCAAAGCCACTCAAGAGATCCCAAGATCAAGAGCTCCAAAGCATTGATGatgataacaacaacaacagtaaCAACAACTTTGAGACCACTAATAAACTGGTGAAGTGTGCATCGCTGCCTGCTTTGAACCTTCACCATCAgcacaaaagaaacaaagatgAGCAAGAGGGTGGCGTAGATATGGCTTCTCATGAAGAGTTTGATTCTATTTTGTCCTTTGAGAACCTAAACAATGCTGCTTGGGACAAGTCCACATGCGATTCCATGCCTGATAAGAGTCCTGAAGCTGCTGCGGAATCTTCTCACGAAGTCTCTCAAGAAGAGAGAATTAGGCAAAAATCTGAGAACAACAGTGCTCCTCCATTGTCATTTCTTGAGAAGTGGCTCTTAGATGAAAGCGTTGGTCAAGTGGAGGAGATGATGGAGTTATCTCCAATGTTCTAATTGACATGGAAATCACAATCCCTATAAGTTTGGGATGTGACATTCAAAATCATATATGACTAGccagaagaaagaagagaaaggaaactCTTCAGAGATCTGACTAGGGTTTAATCCATTACATGGGTTGAGGCTCTCAGAAGCAGCTGGGGTCTCCTCCAACTTGTAACTTGGAAACTTTATCAATGGTTTAATTATTTCAAGTAATACTATGCTTAGTGCATGTTGCTCTTTCTCTTGTAGAAACTTCAAATTAATGTTAACTTCAGTCCAAGAATAATGATAAGAATAATTCAATAACAGTTATATATTCAAAGGCTTTTGGTGGTAAAATATCTGCATGAAGATTCATTTTGAATATCTCTATGTGGTTTCTTTAGCAAATTACTATATCCGCTAAAAAGGAAAagtgaagaagttgaaaaaatGAAGAACAGTTAGTTAATTTAGTGTGGAGAGAGAGATGTTAATTAGCATATATGAGCTCAAGTGTCAATAATTGACGTAGGGAAAAAATTGATGTGACTAGAGTGTCCATGTGTACAAGTTAATGTACACATAAAAATCTTTGATGTTGTGGCCAGAAACCTTTATCGCCCTACTCTATGAATTGTTATGCTAAATCACAgttgaattattaattatcaGTAAATCAATCAGATGTATGGAAACAAACCATGGCTGCTACTACTACCTagcattttgaattttatttctctttcattaatgattcaaagaaattaaaagggcATCTAAATTTGGTACCAGTGACATATAATATGAAAGATGACCTTTTCACTTGTTTACATAAATTTTCTTGTGTATCAGAAAAATCACAGAATTGTTCATAACAGTATAAGTTCATAACACTATCTcctaataattgattaattgatatgagcattaattataattaagttttgttaTGTGGGATGGGACCATGGATTGCATTTTGCTAATTAAGCATGAAATGAAGTCtagaaaagaggaagaatagCCATATCTGAGTGAAACATGATGCTGTCACGAAAGTCTTGCTAACAAATAAGGGAAATGGGTGCTTCAAACtccttttcttttggaaaaaaatgGTATGGGAAGCATGTGATTTCTTTTTACCTTTCGGTGTGAGAAGCTGTCTACCATTGCTAATATCATGCTtgccatatatatatacatatatttatatatatgcttATAACTTTCACAAGATGGAACAATTGGGGCTGCAATCCTCTGCTCCTACGGTGCATCTAACCATCATCTTTCTACCCTACTTCGACCAATCACTTTTTCCTCcttcttaaaaaagaaatattaacaaTGGACCTTTTTTTTATTCGTTAAAATTTCTAACTTTTAACCAATTTTAGAATGTGTAGTTACTTATACCCATCTATAGCTAAAAAGTGATCCTAATTGTTTGCAAAAATGTTAAATACTTTGAGTTATAGACtagtctatatatatatatattcatgattttttattttaaaagtaaaaaaataaaaataagagttgatgaatgaatgaagagtgataaatagattaattttattgaataataagtCAATAATTTGATGTTAAATTTGTGGATAGGCCAGCTTGACTTTAAGAGTGTATTTAATGCAGCAGCTTTAAGACTAAATGCGGCATGTTGTGATTGGCAGTGCACAACTAGAGATGAGGTGCatcatttaatatttctaataatttcCTATTTTccaaactaaataaataataattacaacacaaatttattataactatATGCCTACTGAGTTATAACgtgaaaacaataattttctgTTCCATAGTTGTAGTAGTACTTGCATACCTTGTAAATACCTTGCATACCTAGTAAATACTCACCAaattttatgtaatataaattatcattaattaaatttaaaataaa
It includes:
- the LOC106753795 gene encoding myb-related protein 306, coding for MGRPPCCDKVGIKKGPWTPEEDIILVSYIQEHGPGNWRSVPTNTGLSRCSKSCRLRWTNYLRPGIKRGNFTPHEEGMIIHLQALLGNKWAAIASYLPQRTDNDIKNYWNTHLKKKLKKFQAAIDPHSASDSATSGQYLPKSFNDRRSLDMSSSNNNHVSSVRLSQSQSSTYASSTENISRLLEGWMRSSPKPLKRSQDQELQSIDDDNNNNSNNNFETTNKLVKCASLPALNLHHQHKRNKDEQEGGVDMASHEEFDSILSFENLNNAAWDKSTCDSMPDKSPEAAAESSHEVSQEERIRQKSENNSAPPLSFLEKWLLDESVGQVEEMMELSPMF